The Paenibacillus sp. YPG26 genome includes a window with the following:
- the ilvA gene encoding threonine ammonia-lyase IlvA encodes MAQGNDNPKVGMEDIIRAHHVLKEVIVRTPLQLDAALSARYDCQVYLKREDLQVVRSFKIRGSYNMIRNLTEEQRERGIVCASAGNHAQGFALSCHALGIRGHIYMPSTTPNQKVRQVKRFGGSDAEVILTGDTYDDAYAEAMKACQEHGMTFVHPFDDPKIVAGNGTIGMEIMEGLSSPADYVFVTIGGGGLAAGVGSYVKMVSPHTKVIGVEPLGAASMSEALKEKQVVTLDTIDKFVDGAAVKRVGDLTYQICSDVLDDVLMVPEGKACTSILELYNDNAIVVEPAGALPVAALDLYREELRGKTVVCVISGGNNDIDRMQEIKERSLIYEGLKHYFLINFPQRAGALREFLQDVLGPNDDIARFEYTKKHNKENGPALVGIELSYQEDYMPLIERMRAKGIAFTELNRDLNLFNLLI; translated from the coding sequence ATGGCTCAGGGAAACGATAACCCTAAAGTAGGGATGGAAGATATTATACGTGCGCACCATGTTCTCAAGGAGGTCATAGTCCGTACTCCGCTTCAGCTGGATGCCGCATTATCTGCGAGATATGACTGCCAGGTCTATTTGAAGAGAGAGGATCTGCAGGTGGTCCGCTCATTCAAAATCCGGGGTTCTTACAATATGATCCGCAATCTGACGGAAGAGCAGCGTGAACGGGGCATTGTATGCGCAAGTGCTGGCAATCATGCTCAAGGCTTCGCCCTATCGTGTCATGCCTTGGGCATTCGCGGGCATATCTATATGCCGAGCACAACACCGAATCAGAAGGTTAGACAGGTGAAGCGATTTGGCGGCTCCGATGCTGAAGTCATATTGACCGGAGACACCTATGATGATGCTTATGCTGAAGCGATGAAAGCTTGTCAGGAGCACGGCATGACCTTTGTGCATCCGTTCGATGATCCGAAGATCGTTGCCGGTAACGGCACAATCGGGATGGAGATCATGGAAGGGCTTAGCAGTCCGGCTGATTACGTTTTTGTGACTATTGGCGGCGGGGGTCTTGCTGCCGGTGTAGGTTCCTATGTCAAAATGGTCAGTCCGCACACTAAAGTTATCGGAGTTGAACCGCTGGGTGCGGCTTCCATGAGTGAAGCCCTTAAGGAGAAGCAGGTGGTCACACTGGATACGATCGACAAGTTCGTAGACGGTGCAGCGGTGAAGCGTGTAGGTGATTTGACTTACCAGATCTGCTCCGACGTGCTGGATGATGTGCTGATGGTTCCTGAGGGCAAGGCTTGTACCTCTATACTGGAGCTGTATAACGATAACGCCATTGTAGTGGAGCCGGCGGGAGCGCTGCCTGTAGCAGCACTGGATTTGTACCGGGAAGAGCTGAGAGGCAAGACCGTAGTGTGCGTCATCAGCGGGGGTAACAATGATATCGACCGGATGCAGGAGATCAAGGAGCGCTCGCTGATCTATGAAGGCCTGAAGCATTATTTCCTGATTAATTTCCCGCAGCGCGCGGGAGCTCTGCGTGAATTCCTCCAGGATGTGCTGGGACCGAACGACGACATTGCCCGTTTTGAATACACGAAGAAGCATAACAAGGAGAACGGGCCTGCTCTGGTGGGCATCGAGCTGTCGTATCAAGAGGACTATATGCCGCTAATTGAGCGGATGAGGGCGAAGGGGATTGCCTTCACGGAGCTGAACCGGGACCTCAACTTGTTCAATCTGCTGATCTGA
- a CDS encoding TetR/AcrR family transcriptional regulator, with amino-acid sequence MKAKEQQILLTAQRLFYEHGIAAVSMEQIAEAVPVSKMTIYKYFGSKEGLLNKVIDHMIEEYNEDYKQIHEESKDTLDLLDKLMNYRKMDEISLTFVTELMEDYPKVASRISEYNQNYVVKSFEDALFRGQQMGQIRKDVSPHLLVQYLISMKQFLIQSAQLNEFTNMRTLTGQMLSLLYHGIIVDQPDKES; translated from the coding sequence TTGAAGGCAAAAGAACAACAAATTCTGCTAACGGCCCAGCGCCTATTTTATGAGCATGGAATTGCTGCGGTAAGTATGGAGCAAATCGCCGAGGCCGTGCCGGTCTCGAAGATGACGATCTACAAGTATTTTGGCAGCAAGGAAGGCTTACTGAATAAAGTGATCGATCATATGATCGAGGAATATAACGAAGATTACAAGCAGATCCATGAGGAGTCGAAGGATACGCTGGATCTGCTCGACAAATTAATGAACTACCGCAAGATGGATGAGATCTCTTTGACCTTTGTCACGGAGCTTATGGAGGATTACCCGAAGGTTGCCAGCCGGATCAGTGAGTATAACCAGAACTATGTTGTAAAGTCCTTCGAAGACGCCCTCTTCCGTGGACAACAGATGGGACAGATTCGCAAAGACGTATCTCCCCACCTGCTCGTGCAGTACTTAATCTCGATGAAGCAGTTCCTGATCCAGTCCGCCCAGCTGAACGAATTCACCAATATGCGAACCTTAACCGGGCAGATGCTCTCGCTGCTGTACCACGGAATTATCGTGGATCAGCCAGATAAAGAGTCCTGA
- a CDS encoding DUF1129 family protein, whose amino-acid sequence MYIHEMIKETNRLRDYMSPENDAYFGEMVRSLRASSLGEAKGEEVLLGLAQEILTAQNNNRPIQDLFGESPKAYCAQLVADMSIRQPRSMKDKVKYYAMIPWVALTWVFFIMMLTGFFSKWFGGELTYTRISTATLLIISLGSILLIELMTRFLKPESKKGRPAEPVKATTKEMGIYIGIMAAIIVIGVLLVIFLPAFVVSPWDSLIIFIIGLAGQRFFFLRKPREPKQVAHN is encoded by the coding sequence ATGTACATCCATGAAATGATCAAAGAAACCAACCGCCTAAGAGACTATATGTCTCCCGAGAATGATGCTTATTTCGGCGAGATGGTCCGCAGTCTGCGGGCAAGCTCACTAGGTGAAGCCAAAGGCGAAGAAGTGCTTCTTGGACTGGCTCAGGAGATCCTGACCGCCCAGAACAATAACCGTCCTATTCAGGACCTATTTGGTGAAAGTCCCAAGGCCTACTGTGCACAGCTTGTAGCTGATATGTCCATAAGACAGCCCCGAAGCATGAAGGATAAAGTGAAATACTATGCCATGATTCCGTGGGTTGCGTTAACCTGGGTGTTCTTCATTATGATGCTTACCGGATTCTTCAGCAAATGGTTCGGCGGAGAACTGACTTATACCCGCATCAGTACAGCTACCCTGCTGATTATCTCCCTGGGCTCGATCCTCCTTATTGAACTTATGACCCGCTTTCTCAAGCCGGAATCCAAGAAAGGAAGACCCGCAGAACCTGTCAAAGCCACCACCAAAGAGATGGGAATCTACATCGGCATTATGGCCGCCATTATTGTCATCGGTGTGCTGCTGGTTATTTTCCTTCCAGCCTTCGTCGTCTCGCCGTGGGACAGCCTGATCATCTTTATCATCGGCCTTGCAGGCCAGAGATTCTTTTTCCTTCGCAAACCAAGGGAACCCAAGCAGGTCGCGCATAACTAA
- a CDS encoding ABC transporter ATP-binding protein, producing MLKLQHVTKQFANGKGVFDISFAVEKGEVFGFLGPNGAGKSTTIRHIMGFMKPDQGSVQVSGMDTWKKQGAVQWIMGYLPGEIAFMEGMTGRSFLNFMSRMQGVADSSRREELIDRLQFEVNTPIRKMSKGMKQKVGIVAAFMHSPEVIILDEPTSGLDPLMQKVFIDLVLEEKAKGTTFLMSSHSFPEIEQTCDRAAIIKDGRLVAVNNIHELQSMQRKIFEVTFSTKEDANHFAGSDTLQIESRSDSRVRVVVQGNYDQFMREVSKYSIRNIEIFTQSLEQIFMNYYDRKGELHL from the coding sequence ATGCTTAAGCTTCAGCATGTAACTAAGCAATTTGCCAACGGGAAAGGCGTATTCGATATTTCCTTTGCGGTAGAGAAGGGAGAGGTATTCGGTTTTCTTGGACCGAACGGGGCGGGTAAGTCTACAACCATTCGGCATATTATGGGGTTCATGAAGCCCGACCAGGGTTCTGTTCAGGTTAGTGGCATGGATACCTGGAAGAAGCAAGGAGCTGTGCAGTGGATCATGGGCTATCTGCCTGGGGAGATTGCTTTTATGGAAGGGATGACGGGACGGAGCTTTCTGAACTTTATGAGCCGTATGCAGGGGGTAGCCGATTCGTCCAGACGGGAGGAATTAATAGATCGGCTTCAATTCGAAGTGAACACCCCGATCCGCAAGATGTCCAAGGGCATGAAGCAGAAGGTGGGGATTGTCGCGGCTTTTATGCATAGTCCTGAGGTGATCATTCTGGATGAGCCCACGTCAGGACTTGATCCTCTTATGCAGAAGGTATTTATTGATCTCGTGCTTGAGGAGAAGGCCAAAGGAACCACCTTTCTGATGTCCTCCCACAGCTTCCCCGAAATTGAGCAGACCTGTGACCGGGCAGCCATTATCAAAGATGGACGATTGGTCGCGGTGAACAATATTCACGAGCTGCAGTCTATGCAGAGAAAGATCTTTGAGGTTACGTTCTCAACCAAGGAGGACGCGAATCACTTCGCAGGGTCAGATACGCTGCAGATCGAATCCCGCTCGGACTCACGGGTACGTGTAGTGGTTCAAGGGAACTATGACCAATTTATGAGGGAAGTGTCAAAATACTCCATTCGCAATATAGAAATCTTCACCCAGAGTCTGGAGCAGATCTTCATGAACTATTATGACCGGAAAGGAGAGCTGCACCTATGA
- a CDS encoding DinB family protein: MNQNRIQTLLFQLDAIWYQDEWFTTVSRALDGVTSAEAAWKPAGDSNTIWQLVNHMNFYNEQILQQLTNQPTHKAVNNTSTFGSPGEADNEAEWQEMKARAFSVIADIRQAIESLSDDDLDTRVNETTLGHTLFSWVMHDGFHTGQIVLIRKLQGSWPATIWP, translated from the coding sequence ATGAATCAAAACCGAATTCAAACCTTACTGTTTCAGCTGGATGCGATCTGGTACCAGGACGAGTGGTTCACCACAGTGTCCCGGGCACTTGATGGAGTGACATCAGCGGAGGCTGCCTGGAAGCCTGCCGGGGATTCCAACACGATATGGCAGCTTGTTAATCACATGAATTTTTACAATGAACAGATTCTTCAGCAGCTTACGAATCAGCCCACTCATAAGGCGGTTAATAATACCAGCACCTTCGGCAGTCCAGGAGAGGCAGATAATGAGGCTGAGTGGCAGGAAATGAAGGCACGCGCATTCTCCGTCATAGCTGATATTCGCCAAGCCATTGAATCGCTATCGGATGATGATCTGGATACCCGGGTCAATGAGACTACGCTTGGCCATACGCTGTTCTCATGGGTAATGCACGATGGCTTTCATACGGGTCAAATTGTCCTAATCCGCAAATTACAAGGCAGCTGGCCAGCAACCATTTGGCCCTAA
- a CDS encoding ABC transporter permease subunit, with protein sequence MNPFLYMQMLKIHAKGISSYAFGSAFYILVMFWLYPSIAENTQVMDELLKSVPAGITRAFGLENGMGSLESFLSGEYYGLIFIVILSIFSLMVSTQLMARMVDQGSMAYLLSTPTTRGRVACTQALVLITGLLIIVGATTLAGFAGNLLFIADQEAFHAGNFLRLNLVGFLMFCAVGAVSFLISSASNDERRALSISGVLVIGSFALDLFGKLSEQTEWIRHASIFSLFRPSEIVTGSEGWIASSWILSIIGVGFFALSIWVFRKRDLPL encoded by the coding sequence ATGAACCCATTTCTATATATGCAGATGCTGAAAATCCATGCGAAAGGAATATCCAGCTATGCGTTCGGATCTGCCTTCTATATTTTGGTGATGTTCTGGCTGTACCCGAGCATCGCTGAGAATACCCAGGTGATGGATGAGCTGCTCAAATCCGTTCCCGCCGGCATTACGCGGGCATTTGGATTAGAGAACGGAATGGGCAGTCTGGAGTCTTTCTTGTCGGGCGAATATTATGGTCTGATCTTCATTGTCATTCTCTCTATATTTAGTCTCATGGTCTCAACCCAGCTGATGGCTAGAATGGTCGATCAGGGGTCGATGGCGTATCTTCTGTCGACACCCACAACAAGAGGGAGGGTGGCTTGTACTCAGGCTCTTGTCCTGATCACAGGTCTGCTCATCATTGTGGGGGCTACCACGTTGGCTGGGTTCGCGGGGAATCTGCTGTTCATCGCCGATCAAGAAGCATTCCATGCAGGGAATTTCCTCCGCCTTAATCTTGTGGGATTCCTCATGTTCTGTGCGGTAGGGGCGGTGTCGTTCCTGATATCATCGGCATCTAATGATGAGAGAAGAGCGCTGTCCATTTCCGGGGTCCTCGTGATAGGATCCTTCGCCCTCGACCTGTTCGGCAAGCTGAGTGAACAGACGGAGTGGATCCGGCATGCGTCGATATTCTCCCTTTTCCGGCCAAGTGAGATTGTGACAGGCAGTGAGGGCTGGATCGCGTCATCCTGGATCTTGTCGATCATTGGGGTAGGATTCTTCGCGCTCAGTATATGGGTGTTCCGGAAGCGCGACCTTCCGCTGTGA